The window ACCGCGTCGCCGATCCGGTCGATCGCGTCGTCGACATCGGCGGCGTCCACGTCGAGGTGCGTCGTGAACCGCGTCGTGTAGTCGTCGAATTCGACGCAGCCGACGCCGGCCGCCTTACAGGCCTCCACGAGGTCCGCGGCGGGGATCCCGGCGTCGTCGGTGTGCGAGACGACGATATTGGTGTCCGGCGCGGGCGCGTCGACCCCGTCGAGCGCGTCGAGCCCGGCGGCGAGCCGTTCCGCGTTGGCGTGGTCGTCGGCGAGGCGGTCGACGTTCTCCAGCGCGAGCAGCCCGGGCGCGGCGATTATCCCGGCCTGTCGCATCCCGCCGCCGAACAGCTTCCGGACGCGGCGCGCCTCCTCGACGAATTCCTCGCCGCCCGCGAGGATCGAGCCGACCGGCGCGCCGAGCCCCTTCGAGAGGCAGAAGGTGACGCTGTCGACGGGCGCGACGATCTCGCTCGCGTCGACGCCGAGCGCGACCGCGGCGTTGAACACTCGGGCGCCGTCGAGGTGAACCGGCACGTCGGCGTCGCGAGCGACCTCGGCGGCCGCGGCGATCTCCTCGACCGGGACCGCGACACCGCCGCGGTAGTTGTGGGTGTTCTCCAGCGACAGGAGGCCGGTTCCCGGCCGGTGGAGGTCCTCGGTCACGAGCCCCTCGGCGACCGCGTCCGGCGTCGGGACGCAGCGGTCGCCGGCGTCGATCGTCCGGGTCTGCGCGCCCGAGAGCTTCGACGCGCCGGCGAGCTCCCACCGGTAGATGTGCGACTCGCGCTCCAAGAGGAGCTCCTCGCCCGGCTCCGTGTGGACGTGGACGGCGATCTGGTTGGCCATCGTCCCGGAGGGGACGTAGAGCGCGGCCTCGGTCCCGACCGCCTCGGCGGCGCGGCGCTCCAGCTCGTTGACGGTCGGGTCGTCGCGGTACACGTCGTCGCCGACCTCGGCGTCGCGGGCGGCCTCGCGCATCGCGTCCGAGGGCGTCGTGACGGTGTCGGATCGCAGGTCGATGGTGTCCTCGTCGATGTCCATTCGTTAGCAGCGATTCGGCGGCCGGTCTGAAATAGGTCGCGCTCGGGGCCGATTCGCCCGGCTCCCAGCGGCGGAGGCGGCCGTGGCCCGCCGTCCCGTCGATTCCGCGTTCGCTTCCTTCTTAAGCGACGCGGCCGATCCGTGTCGTATGGCAACGGAAGCCGCGGCTGACGACGCGAGCGACGCCCCCGAGGCGTACGAGGCCCTCCTGGACCGCGTTCGACGGTGGAACACGGTCGGGAGCGCCGCCGGCGTGCTCGGGTGGGACCAGCAGGTGATGATGCCCGAGGGGGGCACCCCCGCCCGGTCGAAGGAGCTCTCGACGCTCTCGTCGATCCAGCACGACATGATCACGGACGACGAGACCGGCGAGCTGCTCGCCGAGCTCGACGACGCCGACCTCACCGACGAGCAGTCGGCGGTCGTCCGCGAGGTCCGCCGCGAGTACGAGCGCGCCGACGCGGTCCCGGTCGAGCTGGTCGAGGAGATCTCCGAGACCGGCTCCGAGGCGCTGCAGGCGTGGGAGGAGGCGAAGGCCGAGGACGACTTCGATGAGTTCGCCCCCTATCTGGAGAAGCACGTCGAGCTCAAGCGGGAGTACGCCGAGCACATCGACCCCGACCGCGACCCCTACGAGGTCCTCTTCGAGGAGTACGAGCCGTGCCTCTCGATCGACCGCGCCGAGGCCATCTTAGCGGAGCTCCGTGAGACGCTCGTCCCCATGATCGACGCGATTCGCGAGTCGGACGCCGACCTCGCGGTCGACACCTTCGAGGGCACCTTCCCCGAGGGCGAGCAGGAGGAACTCGCCCGCGAGGCGCTCGAACTCGTGGGCTACGACTTCGACCGCGGCCGGCTCGACGTCTCCTCGCACCCGTTCACCGCCGGGAACCAGTTCGACTGCCGGGTGACGACCCGGTTCGACGAGTCCGACCCGCTCGGTGCGATCGGCTCGACGATCCACGAGTACGGCCACGCGCAGTACAACCTCGGACTCCCGCAGGAGGAGTGGGCGACCCCGCTCGGGGAGTCGCGCGACCTCTCGGTCCACGAGTCGCAGTCGCGGCTCTGGGAGAACCACGTCGGGCGGAGCCGGTCGTTCTGGGAGCTGTTCCTGCCGCGGTTTAAAGAGCAGTTCCCCCAGACCGAGGACGCGACCGTCGAGGACGCCTACGAGGCGTTCAACCAGGTCCACGAGGACAACTTCATCCGCGTCGAGGCGGACGAGCTCACCTACCACCTTCACATCATCGTGCGATTCGAGATCGAGCGCGACCTGGTCCGCGGCGACCTCGCGGTCGAGGACGTGCCGGAGGTCTGGAACGACAAGTACGAGGAGTACCTCGGGATCCGCCCCGAGACCGACAGCGAGGGCTGCCTCCAGGACATCCACTGGAGCCACGGCAACTTCGGCTACTTCCCCACCTACTCGCTCGGCTCGGTGATGGCCGCGCAGCTGTTCGAGGCCGCCGAGAGCGAGATCGACGACCTCGACGCGAAGATCGCCGACGGCGACTTCGACGACCTCCAGGCGTGGCTCGGCGAGAACGTCCACCGGCACGGCTCCCGCTACGAGACGAACGAGCTGGTCAAGCGGGCGACCGGCGAGGACTTCTCCGCGGACGCCTTCACCGACTACGTCGAGGAGAAGTACGGCGAGCTGTACGGGATCTAGCTCGCACACCTCGCAGTCGGGGTTTTTACCGATACGCCGCGATGTGCAGCGCATGGTCGGCCAGGTGTCTCCGCCGAAATGGGCGACAGACGTCTTCTCGGCGTACGATCAGGTGTTTTCGGAGCTGTTCTGGTTTCTCGTGGGGTTCGGGGTCATCTATCTCGTCGGCCAGACGTTTCTCGTCCCCGTTCTCACCCGCGTCATCAGAACGCGTAACCGGAACAACCCCACGATCGAGACGGCGGCGAAGACGTATCTCCGGGTGCTCCTGATCGGATTCGCGACCCTCACGGGCATCATCGCCGCCGGCTACGGACGGGTGCTCTCCGAGTCGGCGGTCATCATCGCGGCGCTCACGTTCGCGCTCGGGATCGCCGGTCAGCAGGTGTTCGGGTCGCTCATCAGCGGGATGTTTCTGGTCGCCGACCCGGATTTCAACGTCGGCGACTGGATCGAGTGGTCGGGCGGGAGCGGCACGGTCGAAGCGGTCGACTTCCGCGTCACCCGGGTCCGGACGCCTGACAACGAGACCGTCTCGATCCCCAACACCGAACTCACGACCAACGCCATCACCCGGCCCTACGGTCGGAACACGTATCGAATCACGGAACAGGTGTACGTCGCCTACGACGAGGACGCCGAGCGGGCCCTGCTGACGGTACAGCAGATCGCCGCGACTCTCGATCCGGTTCTCGGTGACCCGGCGCCGAACACCCGCCTCGTCGAACTCGGCGAGAACGCGATCACGATACAGGCGGAGTTCTGGATCGACGATCCGAGAAATCGGAGTATGCCGACGATCCGCTCTGACTTCCGTCGGCTAGTGAAACGGCGCTTCGACGAGGAGGGGATCACGCTCGCACCCCCGTCTGCGCAGTTACTCTCGGGGGAAGTGACCGTGACGGAGCGTCCGACCGAGCCGGCCGCCTCGAGCAGCGAGTGAAAGCGAACGCGGCGGGTCCGGCGGACGGGCGCGCGCCCCTACGACGGAACGTATCGCGGGTCGGTTCGGACGCGAAAGCGACGACGCATACTCACACTCCCAGCCGGAACCCGGTCATCAGGACGATGATCCCGAGCATCGTCGCGGCCTCGAACAGGCCGACCACGAGGTTCTTCTTCTCGATCGCTTCGAGCCGCGAGGCGTCCGGGTCCGACGAGAGCGTCTCGTAGTAGGCGCTGAGCTGGAGCCGGTGCGGGACCGCGAGGCCGAACGCGAACAGCCCCCACCCGAGCGCGAGCGCGAGCCCCGACCACGTCCCGGCGAACCCGTACCCCAGCCCGAGGCCGGGCGTCAGCAGGACGGTCCCCGAGACGACGGTCGTGAGCGAGAAGCCGACGAGGAAGAAGACGGCCTTCGGAACGAGCGTCGTCGTCACCGCGGCCGACGCCTCCTCGCCGAGCCCTCCGAGCGTCGGGCCGATGATCGCCGGGAAGATCAGGGCGAAGCCGAACCACACCGCCCCGGCGACGACGTGCGTATAAAAGAGGAGCTCCGTGCTCGAGAGGAGGAGGCTCGCGCCGAAAAAGGCCAGCGGGACGAGGAGGCTCCCCGCCGCGAACGCCGGATTCGCGGCGTTCGCGAGGTGTTGTACGCGATCCACTACGGTACCGTCCGTCACGCGGCTATGCTCGTGACTCACAGCCATGGACCGATGAACGGTAAGACGTTTGGTAATAGTAACGGTCGGGGCAGTCCTCTGACAGAAAGGCGGCTCTGAGACCGACCGGATCGGACGTGTCGTGCTTCGAGCAGGTCTCGCGACTCGCTGGTCGAGGGCCGGCTCGTTCGTAGTGGCCTCGCGTTCGCTCGGCCACTCGGCTCGCGGGCCTGCGGCCCGCTCGCGTACGAGACCTCGCTCCGCTCGGTCTCGCTACTTCTCGATGATGCTCTCCTCCACCGCCTCGCCGAAGTGCCGCGCCACGTCCTCGTAGTAGACGAGCGCCTCGTCGCCCTCCTCGAGGTCCGTGACCGCCTTCTTGCCGTCCGCGGTCGCGACCTTGACGGTCTCGGCGTTCTGGATCAGGGTCTCGACGCGGTCGACGCCCTCTTCCGTCTCTATCTCGGCCTGAATCCGGAACATCGGCCGCTTCTCGATCTTCACGCGGCCGACGATCGCCTCGCGGGTGTGGCCCGCGGTGTCGACGACCTGCACCTCGTCGCCGCTGGACAGTTCCGCGAGGTAGTTGGTGCCGCCCTCGGCGTTCCGGACGTACGCGTGGACGGCCCCGGCGTTCACGCGGAAGGGGCGCGACTCGACGTACGGCGACTCCGCGGTCTCGGCGTGGACGAAGAACAGCCCCCGCGACATCGACCCCACGAGCATCCCCTCGTCGTCGTCCATCAGCGAGCCGGTATCGATGCAGACGCGGTCGGCCATCCCGGTGCGCTCGACCGCGGTGACCTCGGCGTGTCTGAGGTCCAGCGTCTCGCGGTCGGCCGCGTCGCGGGCGTCGACCGCGCCCCGGATCTCGTCCGGCTCGTCGGAGTCGAGGAGCACGCCGTCGGCGCCGATCTCCAGCGTCTCGAAGGCGGTCCGCGCCTCGGCGGCGGTCGTCGCGCCGGCGACGAGGTGCGTCTCCTCGCCGACCCGCGCGATCAGGTTCTCCAGCGGGATGATCGACCAGTCCTCGCCGACGACGATCGTGTACTCGGCGTCGTTCGCCGCCTCCTCGGCGAACCGCTCGTAGTCGGTCCCGAGCACGCGGACGTACACGCCCTGCGCGCGGTCGTCTCGCCGGCGGACCGTCGTGAGGTCCGCGGAGCCGGAGAAGTCGTCGGGGAGGTCGATCGTCCCGTCGCCCTCGCCGCCCTTGCCGACGAAGTAGGCGTCGGCTTCGGCGTCGCTCTCGGCGTCGTCGATGACGTCTGCCTCGGAGCGGAACGCCGCGACCGAGACGTCGCCGAGCTCGCGGACGCGCCCCACGTCGGCCTCGTCGACGAGCACCCAGTCCGCGCCGGCCTCGATGGCGGTCGTGATCCGTCGCTTGCGCGCCTCCCAGTCGCCGACGCTCCCGTCGGCCTTCACCCAGACCGTGCGTGTCATTACCGGAACCTCACGGCGG is drawn from Halorubrum sp. CBA1229 and contains these coding sequences:
- a CDS encoding carboxypeptidase M32 gives rise to the protein MATEAAADDASDAPEAYEALLDRVRRWNTVGSAAGVLGWDQQVMMPEGGTPARSKELSTLSSIQHDMITDDETGELLAELDDADLTDEQSAVVREVRREYERADAVPVELVEEISETGSEALQAWEEAKAEDDFDEFAPYLEKHVELKREYAEHIDPDRDPYEVLFEEYEPCLSIDRAEAILAELRETLVPMIDAIRESDADLAVDTFEGTFPEGEQEELAREALELVGYDFDRGRLDVSSHPFTAGNQFDCRVTTRFDESDPLGAIGSTIHEYGHAQYNLGLPQEEWATPLGESRDLSVHESQSRLWENHVGRSRSFWELFLPRFKEQFPQTEDATVEDAYEAFNQVHEDNFIRVEADELTYHLHIIVRFEIERDLVRGDLAVEDVPEVWNDKYEEYLGIRPETDSEGCLQDIHWSHGNFGYFPTYSLGSVMAAQLFEAAESEIDDLDAKIADGDFDDLQAWLGENVHRHGSRYETNELVKRATGEDFSADAFTDYVEEKYGELYGI
- a CDS encoding mechanosensitive ion channel family protein; this translates as MVGQVSPPKWATDVFSAYDQVFSELFWFLVGFGVIYLVGQTFLVPVLTRVIRTRNRNNPTIETAAKTYLRVLLIGFATLTGIIAAGYGRVLSESAVIIAALTFALGIAGQQVFGSLISGMFLVADPDFNVGDWIEWSGGSGTVEAVDFRVTRVRTPDNETVSIPNTELTTNAITRPYGRNTYRITEQVYVAYDEDAERALLTVQQIAATLDPVLGDPAPNTRLVELGENAITIQAEFWIDDPRNRSMPTIRSDFRRLVKRRFDEEGITLAPPSAQLLSGEVTVTERPTEPAASSSE
- a CDS encoding GntG family PLP-dependent aldolase, with amino-acid sequence MDIDEDTIDLRSDTVTTPSDAMREAARDAEVGDDVYRDDPTVNELERRAAEAVGTEAALYVPSGTMANQIAVHVHTEPGEELLLERESHIYRWELAGASKLSGAQTRTIDAGDRCVPTPDAVAEGLVTEDLHRPGTGLLSLENTHNYRGGVAVPVEEIAAAAEVARDADVPVHLDGARVFNAAVALGVDASEIVAPVDSVTFCLSKGLGAPVGSILAGGEEFVEEARRVRKLFGGGMRQAGIIAAPGLLALENVDRLADDHANAERLAAGLDALDGVDAPAPDTNIVVSHTDDAGIPAADLVEACKAAGVGCVEFDDYTTRFTTHLDVDAADVDDAIDRIGDAVAELSA
- a CDS encoding 3-dehydroquinate synthase II — translated: MTRTVWVKADGSVGDWEARKRRITTAIEAGADWVLVDEADVGRVRELGDVSVAAFRSEADVIDDAESDAEADAYFVGKGGEGDGTIDLPDDFSGSADLTTVRRRDDRAQGVYVRVLGTDYERFAEEAANDAEYTIVVGEDWSIIPLENLIARVGEETHLVAGATTAAEARTAFETLEIGADGVLLDSDEPDEIRGAVDARDAADRETLDLRHAEVTAVERTGMADRVCIDTGSLMDDDEGMLVGSMSRGLFFVHAETAESPYVESRPFRVNAGAVHAYVRNAEGGTNYLAELSSGDEVQVVDTAGHTREAIVGRVKIEKRPMFRIQAEIETEEGVDRVETLIQNAETVKVATADGKKAVTDLEEGDEALVYYEDVARHFGEAVEESIIEK